In a single window of the Bradyrhizobium sp. ORS 285 genome:
- the pqqE gene encoding pyrroloquinoline quinone biosynthesis protein PqqE, which yields MTELTETTPQIDSNDSLAVLERRGSIAETYGIPLAVLLELTHRCPLQCPYCSNPLELDRAGQELTTAEWKKVLSELAEIGVLQVHFSGGEPTARKDIVELVQHANDVGLYTNLITSAVLLTRERLKELADAGLCHVQISFQGNEPVVADRVGGYKGGHAKKLEVARWTRELDLPLTVNAVMHRQNLHQLPDIIQMAVDLDADRLEVANVQYYGWALKNRASLMPTYEQLEETDRLVEEARERLKGTLTIDYVVPDYYALRPKKCMGGWGRQFFNISPSGKVLPCHAAESITGLDFMSVRSNNSIAWIWQNSEAFNRYRGTGWMKEPCKSCEFREIDFGGCRCQAFALTGDAANTDPACTLSPLHESIFKQAERDAASGQDRFLYRNFAGGTPESTDA from the coding sequence ATGACCGAACTCACCGAGACGACTCCGCAGATCGACAGCAATGACAGCCTCGCCGTGCTGGAGCGCCGCGGCTCCATCGCCGAGACCTACGGCATTCCGCTCGCCGTGCTGCTCGAGCTCACCCATCGTTGTCCATTGCAATGCCCCTACTGCTCCAACCCGCTGGAGCTCGATCGCGCCGGACAGGAGCTGACGACGGCCGAGTGGAAGAAGGTGCTGTCGGAGCTCGCCGAGATCGGTGTGCTGCAGGTGCATTTCTCCGGCGGCGAGCCGACCGCACGCAAGGACATCGTCGAGCTGGTGCAGCATGCCAATGACGTCGGACTCTACACCAATCTCATCACCTCGGCGGTGCTGCTGACGCGCGAGCGGCTGAAGGAGCTGGCCGACGCCGGCCTGTGCCACGTGCAGATCAGCTTCCAGGGCAATGAGCCCGTCGTCGCCGACCGCGTCGGCGGCTACAAGGGCGGCCACGCGAAGAAACTGGAAGTGGCGCGCTGGACACGCGAGCTCGACCTGCCGCTGACGGTCAATGCCGTCATGCACCGGCAGAACCTGCATCAGTTGCCGGATATCATTCAGATGGCCGTCGATCTCGATGCCGACCGGCTCGAGGTCGCCAACGTGCAATATTACGGCTGGGCGCTGAAGAACCGCGCCAGCCTGATGCCGACCTACGAGCAGTTGGAAGAAACCGACCGACTGGTCGAAGAGGCGCGCGAGCGGCTGAAGGGCACGCTCACGATCGACTACGTCGTGCCGGACTACTACGCGCTGCGGCCGAAAAAGTGCATGGGTGGCTGGGGCCGGCAGTTCTTCAACATCTCGCCCTCAGGCAAGGTGCTGCCCTGCCACGCCGCCGAGAGCATCACCGGGCTCGACTTCATGTCGGTGCGCTCGAACAACTCGATCGCCTGGATCTGGCAAAACTCCGAGGCCTTCAACCGCTATCGCGGCACCGGCTGGATGAAGGAGCCGTGCAAATCCTGCGAATTCCGCGAGATCGATTTCGGCGGCTGCCGCTGCCAGGCCTTCGCGCTGACCGGCGATGCCGCCAACACCGATCCCGCCTGCACCTTGTCGCCCCTGCACGAGAGCATCTTCAAGCAGGCCGAGCGCGATGCAGCCTCGGGCCAGGACCGCTTCCTGTATCGCAACTTCGCCGGCGGCACGCCCGAGAGCACCGATGCCTGA
- the pqqD gene encoding pyrroloquinoline quinone biosynthesis peptide chaperone PqqD, giving the protein MAPRHIQVTETSRVVLPRHTKLKYDETRQVWVILAPERVLAPDEIAVEVLKLCDGARSVAEIIDELAAKYAAPRDVIATDVVAMLQDLADKGFLTEVRETTS; this is encoded by the coding sequence ATGGCCCCGCGTCACATCCAGGTCACCGAAACCAGCCGCGTGGTGCTGCCGCGGCATACGAAGTTGAAGTACGACGAGACGCGGCAGGTCTGGGTGATCCTCGCGCCCGAGCGCGTGCTGGCGCCGGATGAGATCGCGGTCGAGGTGCTGAAGCTGTGCGACGGCGCGCGCAGTGTGGCCGAGATCATCGACGAGCTCGCGGCGAAATACGCCGCGCCGCGCGATGTCATTGCAACCGACGTGGTCGCGATGCTGCAGGATCTCGCCGACAAGGGCTTTCTCACCGAGGTTCGGGAGACGACATCATGA
- the pqqC gene encoding pyrroloquinoline-quinone synthase PqqC, translating into MTALSIGRGVTLNTASELEAALRHIGATRYHNHHPFHKLLHSGKLNKGQVQAWALNRYYYQSTIPLKDAMVMTRFRDRATRLEWRHRIEDHDGDVGSEGGIERWLKLTEGLGLDTAYVESTEGILPATRFAVEAYVHFCRDRSPLEAIASSLTELFAPSIHEERISGMLEHYNFVNNDTMSYFKRRLTQAPRDANFALHFVKEHATTPEQRAAVCNALIFKTNVLWVQLDALYHAYVEGHIPPGAFVPKEG; encoded by the coding sequence ATGACGGCGCTGTCGATCGGACGCGGCGTGACGCTGAACACTGCAAGCGAATTGGAAGCGGCGCTGCGCCACATTGGCGCGACGCGCTATCACAACCACCACCCGTTCCATAAGCTCCTGCACAGCGGCAAGCTCAACAAGGGCCAGGTGCAGGCCTGGGCGCTGAACCGCTACTACTACCAATCGACGATCCCGCTGAAGGACGCGATGGTGATGACCCGCTTCCGCGACCGCGCCACGCGGCTGGAATGGCGGCACCGCATCGAGGATCATGACGGCGATGTCGGCAGCGAGGGCGGCATCGAGCGCTGGCTGAAGCTGACCGAAGGCCTCGGCCTCGACACGGCCTATGTGGAGTCCACCGAGGGCATTCTGCCGGCGACGCGCTTTGCCGTGGAGGCGTATGTGCATTTCTGCCGCGACCGCTCGCCGCTGGAGGCGATCGCCTCGTCGCTGACCGAGCTGTTTGCGCCCAGCATCCATGAAGAGCGCATCTCGGGGATGCTCGAGCACTACAATTTCGTCAACAACGACACGATGAGCTACTTCAAGCGCCGCCTCACCCAGGCGCCGCGGGACGCCAACTTCGCGCTGCATTTCGTCAAGGAGCATGCGACGACACCGGAGCAGCGCGCCGCGGTGTGCAATGCGCTGATCTTCAAGACCAACGTGCTGTGGGTGCAGCTCGACGCGCTGTATCACGCGTATGTGGAGGGCCACATCCCGCCGGGCGCGTTTGTGCCGAAGGAGGGATGA
- the pqqB gene encoding pyrroloquinoline quinone biosynthesis protein PqqB, translated as MLRLVVLGAAAGGGVPQWNCGCAVCRAARTSHPEIQNSQASVAVSADGANWFLINASPDLRQQVTSTPQLHPKPGALRHSPIAGVILTNGEIDAVTGLLSMRESSSFSIHAHPKVLAILRSNNIFDVLKDENVKRVPIVIDVPFRPLLQDGSPSGLEITAFAVSGTSAWYLRDKQHPGGSSSAGDTLGLKIEDVESGQYAYVIAACADVDHELRTRLKGAPLVLFDGTVWRDDEMIQAGLGNKTGQSMGHIAMSGESGAIKQLADLGIGRKIFLHINNSNPAWLHASPERQTLEREGWEIPAEGMEIVL; from the coding sequence ATGCTTCGCCTCGTCGTCCTGGGCGCCGCCGCGGGCGGCGGAGTCCCGCAGTGGAATTGCGGCTGCGCCGTGTGCCGCGCCGCGCGCACCTCGCATCCCGAGATCCAGAACAGCCAGGCCTCGGTCGCGGTCAGCGCCGATGGCGCCAACTGGTTCCTGATCAATGCCTCGCCCGACCTGCGCCAGCAGGTGACCTCGACGCCGCAGCTGCATCCCAAGCCCGGCGCGCTGCGCCACAGCCCGATCGCCGGCGTGATCCTGACCAATGGCGAGATTGATGCCGTCACCGGCCTGCTGTCGATGCGCGAGAGCTCGTCTTTTTCGATCCACGCGCATCCGAAAGTGCTTGCGATCCTCAGATCGAACAACATCTTCGATGTGTTGAAGGACGAGAACGTCAAGCGCGTGCCGATCGTGATCGACGTTCCGTTCCGCCCGCTGCTGCAGGATGGCTCGCCGTCGGGGCTGGAGATCACGGCGTTCGCGGTGTCCGGCACCAGCGCCTGGTATCTGCGCGACAAGCAGCATCCCGGCGGCAGTTCCTCGGCCGGCGACACGCTGGGCCTCAAGATCGAGGACGTCGAGAGCGGGCAATATGCCTACGTCATCGCCGCCTGCGCCGATGTCGATCATGAGCTGAGAACGAGATTGAAAGGCGCGCCGCTGGTGCTGTTTGACGGCACGGTGTGGCGCGACGACGAAATGATCCAGGCCGGACTCGGCAACAAGACCGGGCAGAGCATGGGGCATATCGCGATGTCCGGAGAAAGCGGCGCGATCAAGCAGCTGGCGGACCTCGGGATCGGCAGGAAGATCTTCCTGCACATCAACAACTCCAATCCGGCGTGGCTGCACGCCTCACCCGAGCGGCAAACGTTGGAACGCGAGGGATGGGAAATCCCCGCTGAAGGGATGGAGATCGTACTGTGA
- the pqqA gene encoding pyrroloquinoline quinone precursor peptide PqqA, which translates to MAWKAPKIVEVPVGMEINMYACAARK; encoded by the coding sequence ATGGCCTGGAAAGCACCGAAGATTGTTGAAGTGCCGGTCGGCATGGAAATCAACATGTATGCCTGCGCCGCCCGCAAATAA
- a CDS encoding group III truncated hemoglobin, translating into MSMPAAQPERHPLAVQNPELDDAAIRRLVETFYGRAREDELIGPIFNHTVEDWDEHIGKISDFWSSMFLKTGRYSGAPMRPHLVLELRGPHFDRWLQLFEATAKDLFAPELGKLFIVRARRIADSFEMGIASTRGELVRPRHSV; encoded by the coding sequence ATGAGCATGCCCGCCGCCCAGCCTGAAAGACATCCCCTCGCGGTTCAAAATCCGGAACTCGACGACGCTGCGATCCGCCGGCTGGTCGAGACGTTCTATGGCCGCGCGCGCGAGGACGAGCTGATTGGACCGATCTTCAACCACACGGTCGAGGATTGGGACGAGCACATCGGCAAGATCAGCGATTTCTGGTCGTCGATGTTCCTGAAGACCGGCCGCTACAGCGGCGCGCCGATGCGGCCACATCTGGTCCTGGAGCTGCGCGGCCCGCATTTCGACCGCTGGCTGCAGCTGTTCGAGGCGACCGCGAAGGACCTGTTCGCGCCGGAGCTCGGAAAACTCTTCATCGTCCGCGCCCGCCGCATTGCGGACAGTTTCGAGATGGGAATCGCCAGCACCCGCGGCGAGCTGGTACGGCCCCGTCATTCCGTCTGA
- a CDS encoding lactonase family protein, with translation MIRSGTILAATFVLAAAATLAPRAGYAETYAYVGNADSNDISVFKFDAATGEMSPVQTAAFVGVEKPGSSTPLAVSPDKKLLIAGVRSQPFQAESFAIDAKTGQLTHIGNGPLADSMANIAFDRTGKLLFSASYGGNKVAENPVQANGVVAAPSQVIPTGLNAHAFLPSPDNRFVFATNLGSDQVLGFAFDAATGTLTAQDKLTVKTPEKSGPRHFIFHPNGKFIYLLHELNADLAVYAYDAEKGTWTEQQRITTLPPGFTGKPWAADLHATPDGKFLYTSERGSNTLAAFKIDAASGRVSLIGSVPTETQPRGFAIDPTGRYLAAVGEVSNGMTVYKIDAASGAPEKVKSYAVGKKPNWVEFVTLP, from the coding sequence ATGATCAGATCGGGCACCATCCTGGCCGCAACATTCGTCCTGGCCGCCGCGGCAACGCTGGCGCCGCGCGCAGGGTACGCCGAGACCTACGCCTATGTCGGCAATGCCGACAGCAACGACATCAGCGTGTTCAAGTTCGATGCCGCGACCGGCGAGATGAGCCCGGTGCAGACGGCCGCCTTCGTCGGCGTCGAGAAGCCGGGCTCGTCGACCCCGCTCGCGGTCAGTCCGGACAAGAAGCTGCTGATTGCCGGCGTCCGTTCGCAACCTTTTCAAGCGGAGAGCTTTGCGATCGACGCCAAGACCGGCCAGCTCACGCACATCGGCAACGGCCCGCTCGCCGACAGCATGGCCAACATCGCCTTCGATCGCACCGGCAAGCTGCTGTTCAGCGCCTCCTATGGCGGCAACAAGGTGGCGGAGAATCCGGTGCAGGCCAACGGCGTCGTCGCAGCGCCGAGCCAGGTGATCCCTACCGGGCTGAACGCCCACGCGTTCCTGCCCTCGCCTGACAACCGCTTCGTGTTCGCGACCAATCTCGGCTCCGACCAGGTGCTCGGCTTCGCCTTCGATGCGGCCACGGGCACGCTGACCGCGCAGGACAAGCTGACGGTGAAGACGCCGGAGAAATCAGGGCCGCGGCACTTCATCTTCCACCCGAACGGCAAGTTCATCTATCTCCTGCACGAGCTCAACGCCGATCTCGCGGTTTATGCCTATGACGCCGAGAAGGGTACGTGGACCGAGCAGCAGCGCATCACCACCCTGCCCCCGGGCTTCACCGGCAAGCCCTGGGCGGCCGATCTTCATGCGACGCCTGATGGCAAGTTTCTCTACACGTCGGAGCGCGGCTCCAACACATTGGCCGCGTTCAAGATCGATGCGGCCAGCGGGCGCGTGAGCCTGATCGGCAGCGTGCCGACCGAGACCCAGCCGCGCGGCTTCGCCATCGATCCGACCGGGCGCTATCTGGCCGCAGTCGGCGAGGTGTCAAACGGCATGACGGTGTACAAGATCGATGCGGCCAGCGGCGCACCGGAGAAGGTGAAGTCCTACGCTGTCGGCAAGAAGCCGAACTGGGTGGAATTCGTCACCCTGCCGTGA
- a CDS encoding amidase family protein has product MTDLWRLPAAALAALIKSKQVSARDAATSALARLDAVNPAINAVIDHRPEDVLQQADAIDARLARGEDPGPLAGVPVTIKVNVDQEGYATTNGLNLQKDAIASAHNPVVNNFVKAGAVLLGRTNTPAVSYRWFTSNLIHGHTKNPRDPGITPGGSSGGAGSATAAGIGHIGHGTDIAGSVRYPAYACGIHGLRPTVGRIPAFNTCLPERPIGPQISAVSGPLARTVNDVRIALAAMSARDVRDVWWMPVPLEGPPLPKRVTLCVNPDGLNPVPEVVAALRDTAKRLEAAGWTVEEIQDTPPMQEAALLQTRLWLGDGYEAQLAAAEKEGDPGALACLRGNRDKVHPFDLSATLARRAALTRQWLLFMEQHPLLLMPVSGMLPFADQLDRKDEDSFKRVWHAQLTQIAIPFFGLPGLVVSTGMVGRVPVGVQLVGQRFREDMCLAAGEAIEAGGTPPSPIDPVLG; this is encoded by the coding sequence ATGACCGATCTCTGGCGCCTGCCGGCTGCCGCTCTTGCCGCCCTCATCAAGTCGAAACAGGTCTCCGCGCGCGATGCCGCGACCTCGGCACTGGCCCGGCTCGATGCGGTCAATCCCGCGATCAACGCCGTGATCGACCACCGCCCCGAGGACGTGCTGCAGCAGGCCGACGCCATCGACGCCAGGCTCGCGCGTGGCGAGGATCCGGGACCGCTTGCCGGCGTGCCCGTCACGATCAAGGTCAATGTCGACCAGGAAGGCTACGCCACCACCAACGGACTCAATCTGCAGAAGGACGCGATCGCGTCGGCGCATAACCCGGTCGTCAACAATTTCGTCAAGGCCGGCGCCGTGCTGCTCGGCCGCACCAACACGCCGGCGGTGTCCTATCGCTGGTTCACCAGCAACCTCATCCACGGCCACACCAAGAACCCGCGCGATCCCGGCATCACGCCCGGCGGCTCCTCCGGCGGCGCCGGCTCGGCCACCGCCGCCGGCATCGGCCATATCGGCCACGGCACCGACATCGCCGGCTCCGTCCGCTATCCCGCCTATGCCTGCGGCATCCACGGCCTGCGCCCGACGGTCGGCCGCATCCCCGCCTTCAACACCTGCCTGCCGGAGCGCCCCATTGGCCCGCAGATCAGCGCCGTCTCCGGCCCGCTCGCCCGCACGGTCAACGACGTCAGGATCGCGCTTGCCGCGATGTCTGCGCGCGACGTCCGCGACGTCTGGTGGATGCCGGTGCCGCTCGAAGGTCCTCCCTTGCCGAAGCGCGTCACGCTCTGCGTCAATCCCGACGGCCTGAACCCGGTGCCGGAAGTCGTCGCCGCGCTGCGCGACACCGCTAAGCGGCTGGAGGCCGCCGGCTGGACCGTCGAGGAGATCCAGGACACGCCGCCGATGCAGGAGGCCGCGCTGCTGCAGACCCGGCTCTGGCTCGGCGACGGCTACGAGGCGCAACTCGCGGCCGCTGAAAAGGAAGGCGACCCCGGCGCGCTCGCCTGCCTGCGCGGCAACCGTGACAAGGTGCATCCGTTCGATCTCTCGGCGACGCTCGCCCGCCGCGCCGCGCTGACCCGGCAATGGCTCCTGTTCATGGAGCAGCATCCGCTGCTGCTGATGCCCGTCTCCGGCATGCTGCCGTTCGCCGACCAGCTCGACCGCAAGGACGAAGACTCCTTCAAGCGGGTCTGGCACGCCCAGCTGACGCAGATCGCGATTCCGTTCTTTGGCCTGCCGGGCCTCGTCGTCTCGACCGGCATGGTTGGCCGCGTCCCCGTCGGCGTACAGCTCGTCGGCCAGCGCTTTCGCGAGGACATGTGCCTCGCCGCGGGCGAGGCCATCGAGGCCGGCGGCACGCCACCGTCGCCGATCGATCCGGTGCTTGGGTGA
- a CDS encoding glutathione peroxidase, with protein sequence MAGIYDFTAASLTGEEVPLKRFEGQVLLIVNTASACGFTPQYRGLEALHRAYADRGFAVLGFPCNQFGAQEPGTAEEIGAFCSTKYDVTFPLFAKIDVNGTDAHPLYKFLKGEKTGLLGSAIKWNFTKFLVDRSGRVVSRHAPTTTPEALKKEIEALL encoded by the coding sequence ATGGCCGGCATCTACGATTTCACCGCGGCCTCGCTCACGGGCGAGGAAGTGCCACTGAAGCGCTTCGAGGGCCAGGTGCTCTTGATCGTCAACACCGCCAGCGCCTGCGGCTTCACGCCGCAATATCGCGGCCTGGAGGCGCTGCACCGCGCCTACGCCGACAGGGGCTTTGCCGTGCTCGGTTTTCCCTGTAACCAGTTCGGCGCCCAGGAGCCCGGCACGGCCGAGGAGATCGGCGCGTTCTGCTCGACGAAGTACGATGTCACCTTCCCGCTGTTCGCGAAGATCGACGTCAACGGCACGGACGCGCACCCGCTCTACAAGTTCCTGAAGGGCGAGAAGACCGGCCTGCTGGGCTCGGCGATCAAATGGAATTTCACCAAATTCCTGGTCGATCGCTCGGGCCGCGTGGTGTCGCGCCATGCGCCGACCACCACGCCCGAGGCGTTGAAGAAAGAGATCGAGGCACTGCTGTGA
- a CDS encoding DUF3297 family protein — protein MSDNETFTFPDRLSVDPKSPYYNAEILSRDVGIRFKGAEKTNVEEYCISEGWIRVAAGTAKDRHGNPLTIKVHGPVEPYFKD, from the coding sequence GTGAGCGACAACGAGACCTTCACCTTCCCCGACCGTCTTTCGGTCGATCCGAAGAGCCCCTACTACAACGCGGAGATCCTGTCGCGCGACGTCGGCATCCGCTTCAAGGGCGCCGAGAAGACCAATGTCGAGGAATACTGCATCAGCGAAGGCTGGATCCGCGTCGCCGCCGGCACCGCCAAGGACCGCCACGGCAACCCGCTGACCATCAAGGTGCACGGGCCGGTGGAGCCGTATTTCAAGGATTGA
- a CDS encoding DUF6678 family protein, producing MVSLGARAPRFRVKTLNLPEDSNSDSEWYYHFRSDYVWKEMEWVDLVLRQSPDAASLDEVASICRRVGFEIESHHDFVRVVGHYKHGRT from the coding sequence ATGGTGTCCTTGGGCGCGCGTGCTCCGCGTTTCAGGGTCAAGACACTCAACCTGCCGGAAGATTCGAATTCGGACAGTGAGTGGTATTATCACTTCAGGTCGGACTATGTCTGGAAAGAAATGGAGTGGGTCGATCTCGTACTCCGTCAAAGCCCAGACGCCGCCTCCTTGGATGAGGTCGCCTCAATCTGCCGGCGCGTCGGATTTGAGATCGAGAGCCATCACGATTTCGTTCGGGTGGTTGGCCATTACAAGCATGGGAGGACCTAG
- a CDS encoding SRPBCC family protein — MRITVETTVAAPIDQVWRAYTTPADIVKWNAASDDWHTTKATVDLREGGDFSSRMEAKDGSMGFDFAGTYTKLVEHKLIAYAFGDRKADVHFETGPNGVLVRVVFDPETTHPVEMQQQGWQAILDSFKRHVEAKAS, encoded by the coding sequence ATGCGCATCACCGTCGAAACCACCGTCGCAGCCCCGATCGACCAAGTCTGGCGCGCCTATACGACGCCGGCCGATATCGTCAAGTGGAACGCTGCGTCGGACGACTGGCATACGACCAAGGCCACGGTCGACCTGCGCGAAGGCGGAGACTTCTCGTCGCGGATGGAGGCCAAGGACGGCAGCATGGGGTTCGACTTCGCCGGGACCTACACCAAGCTCGTCGAGCACAAGCTGATCGCCTACGCCTTCGGCGACCGGAAAGCGGACGTTCATTTCGAGACCGGTCCGAACGGCGTTCTCGTTCGCGTTGTCTTCGATCCTGAAACGACGCACCCGGTCGAGATGCAACAGCAAGGCTGGCAGGCCATTCTCGACAGCTTCAAACGGCACGTGGAGGCGAAGGCGTCTTGA
- a CDS encoding malonyl-CoA decarboxylase yields MANAFFTDLITTISERGRTLLRGGTPAVDKHDAKSLAELCEALVSGAGEASGTAMARDVLDGYHDLDAEGRKAFFTALVHDFGPDNARLTKAIEAWRAAPSDEGASALHFASEPRRQELIRRLNRAPGGTPELVAMRTDLLDLLKSNPELAALDRDVVHLLSSWFNRGFLVLRRIDWSTPANILEQIIRYEAVHEIHDWDDLRRRIDPIDRRCYAFFHPAMPDAPLIFVEIALTETIPGAIAPLLAVDRAPVAADRARTAVFYSISNTQRGLGGISFGNFLIKQVVEELRRELPKLDTFVTLSPVPGFMGWLKSTEDATEEDRNVLKLLNEPRWVEDAEMTAELRTVIEPLAAHYFLKARTSKGKLIDPVARFHLGNGARLERINWLGDLSAKGQRESATVMVNYLYRLEDIEKNHEAYANDGEVVASSAVKKLLRGEGRRLLDMRLSS; encoded by the coding sequence ATGGCCAACGCCTTTTTTACTGACCTGATCACCACCATTTCCGAGCGCGGCCGGACATTGCTGCGCGGCGGCACGCCGGCGGTCGACAAGCACGATGCGAAGAGCCTTGCCGAATTGTGCGAGGCGCTGGTGTCCGGTGCCGGCGAGGCCTCGGGCACCGCGATGGCCCGCGACGTGCTCGACGGCTATCATGATCTCGACGCCGAGGGCCGCAAGGCGTTCTTCACCGCGCTGGTTCACGATTTCGGTCCTGACAATGCCAGGCTCACCAAGGCGATCGAGGCGTGGCGCGCCGCGCCATCGGATGAAGGCGCCAGCGCGCTGCATTTCGCCTCCGAGCCGCGCCGCCAGGAGCTGATCCGCCGCCTCAACCGCGCCCCGGGCGGCACGCCCGAGCTGGTCGCGATGCGCACCGATCTGCTGGATCTGCTGAAGTCGAATCCGGAACTCGCCGCGCTCGATCGCGACGTCGTGCATCTCTTGAGCTCGTGGTTCAACAGGGGGTTTCTCGTGCTGCGCCGGATCGACTGGTCGACGCCTGCCAATATCTTGGAGCAGATCATCCGCTACGAGGCGGTGCACGAGATCCACGACTGGGACGATCTGCGCCGCCGCATCGATCCGATCGATCGGCGCTGCTACGCCTTCTTCCATCCGGCGATGCCCGACGCGCCCTTGATCTTCGTCGAGATCGCGCTGACCGAGACCATCCCCGGCGCGATCGCGCCGCTGCTCGCGGTCGATCGTGCGCCGGTGGCCGCCGATCGCGCCCGCACCGCGGTGTTCTACTCGATCTCCAACACCCAGCGCGGCCTCGGCGGCATCTCGTTCGGCAACTTCCTGATCAAGCAGGTGGTCGAGGAGCTGCGCCGCGAGCTGCCGAAGCTCGACACCTTCGTCACGCTGTCGCCGGTGCCGGGCTTCATGGGCTGGCTGAAATCGACGGAGGATGCGACCGAGGAGGATCGCAACGTGCTCAAGCTCCTCAACGAGCCGCGCTGGGTCGAGGATGCCGAGATGACGGCGGAATTGCGCACCGTGATCGAGCCGCTCGCCGCGCACTACTTCCTGAAGGCGCGCACGTCGAAGGGCAAGCTGATCGACCCCGTCGCCCGCTTCCACCTCGGCAACGGCGCCCGGCTCGAGCGCATCAACTGGCTCGGCGACCTCTCCGCCAAGGGCCAGCGCGAGTCGGCGACGGTCATGGTGAACTACCTCTATCGCCTCGAGGACATCGAGAAGAACCACGAGGCGTATGCCAATGACGGCGAGGTGGTCGCGTCGAGCGCGGTGAAGAAGCTGCTGCGCGGCGAAGGCCGGCGGCTGTTGGACATGAGGTTGTCGTCGTAG
- a CDS encoding helix-turn-helix domain-containing protein — translation MTIVDTPLKPLGDDRVTTEPGVHLIARSYHKGARLDPHMHRESQLIYASAGTMQVTTPQGRWLVPPDRAVWVPARHAHAIDMLADSQMRTLYFELDWLAREARGVRLDREFVVHVSPLLHQAILALFDATGGPERTALLVRLALLELRRAEDSSTFIPLPRDPRARRAALLVLASPANEQDLATLASAVGSSARTLSRLFAAETRLSFKAWCQRARIAAAIERLSTDRQLSVKQLAADLGYASVPAFSHAFRQVTGRTPTEFAGASE, via the coding sequence ATGACCATCGTGGACACGCCATTGAAGCCGCTCGGCGACGACCGGGTGACGACCGAGCCTGGCGTGCACCTGATCGCGCGCAGCTACCACAAGGGCGCCCGGCTCGATCCGCACATGCACCGGGAGTCGCAGCTGATCTACGCCTCCGCCGGCACCATGCAGGTGACGACGCCGCAGGGCCGCTGGCTGGTGCCGCCGGATCGCGCGGTGTGGGTGCCGGCGCGGCATGCGCATGCCATCGACATGCTGGCGGACAGCCAGATGCGGACGTTGTATTTCGAGCTGGACTGGCTCGCGCGCGAGGCGCGCGGTGTCAGGCTCGACCGCGAATTCGTGGTGCACGTGTCGCCGCTGCTGCATCAGGCGATCCTCGCCCTGTTCGATGCCACCGGCGGGCCCGAGCGCACCGCCCTGCTGGTGCGGCTCGCGCTGCTCGAATTGCGCCGCGCCGAGGATTCCTCGACCTTCATCCCGCTGCCGAGGGATCCGCGCGCGCGGCGCGCCGCGCTGCTCGTGCTCGCCTCGCCCGCGAACGAGCAGGATCTCGCGACTCTCGCGAGCGCCGTCGGCAGCTCCGCGCGCACGCTGTCGCGGCTGTTCGCGGCGGAGACGCGGCTGAGCTTCAAGGCCTGGTGCCAGCGTGCCCGCATTGCGGCCGCGATCGAGCGTCTTTCGACCGACCGCCAGCTCTCGGTCAAGCAGCTCGCCGCCGATCTCGGCTACGCCAGCGTGCCGGCATTCTCGCACGCCTTCCGGCAGGTGACTGGCCGCACACCGACCGAATTCGCCGGCGCGAGTGAATGA